From a single Mangifera indica cultivar Alphonso chromosome 19, CATAS_Mindica_2.1, whole genome shotgun sequence genomic region:
- the LOC123202553 gene encoding pentatricopeptide repeat-containing protein At5g44230-like yields the protein MVAFIRKFSTASSLYYIPREFIQQLKTDKALVSFSQLQLEKKILENQLISALDGCHNLLQIKQVHAQILRKGLDQCCYVLTKLIRMLNKINIPMDSYPRLIFEQVKYRNPFLWTSLIRGYSLQGCLKESILLYGSMRREGIDPVSFTFSALFKACSETLDVSLGRQLHAQTILVGGFVSDLYVGNTLIDMYVKCGFLDCGCKVFDEMPEKDVISWTELIVAHMKTGDMKSASVLFDSLPLKDMVAWTAMVTGYTQNAKPREAIEYFERMQNSGVETDEVTLVGVISACAQLGAVKFADWVCDIAKRSGFGHRNNVVVGSALIDMYSKCGSLEDAYRIFEEMKERNVYTYSSMIVGLAMHGRAHAALQLFHEMLQMETKPNRVTFVGVLTACSHMGLVEQGRQLFASMEKCYGVVPSADHYACMVDLLGRAGHLKEAFELAQAMPVEPHGGVWGALLGACKIHGNPDIAGVAACHLFEIEPDAIGNYILLSNIYASARRWDDVSRVRKLMKEKGLKKNPGFSWVEGNKGDIHEFLSGDVTHSNFSEIKQVLEDILNRLTAHGYQPKLSSVPYDVADEEKKRILATHCEKLALAFGVLTTSAGCIIRIMKNLRICEDCHMFMCGTSQVTGREIIVRDNMRFHHFQDGKCSCGDFW from the coding sequence ATGGTTGCTTTCATACGCAAATTCTCTACAGCAAGTTCCCTATATTATATCCCTAGAGAATTTATTCAACAATTAAAAACAGATAAAGCTCTCGTTTCCTTCTCTCAACTTCAACTTGAAAAGAAAATCTTGGAAAACCAATTAATATCCGCACTTGATGGTTGTCATAATCTCCTACAAATTAAACAAGTACATGCTCAAATTCTCCGAAAAGGCCTCGACCAATGTTGCTACGTACTCACTAAACTAATCCGCATgctcaataaaattaatattcccATGGATTCTTATCCTCGTCTCATTTTTGAGCAGGTGAAATATAGAAATCCCTTTCTTTGGACTTCTCTTATTCGTGGGTATTCTTTACAGGGATGCTTGAAGGAGTCAATTTTGTTGTATGGTTCTATGAGGAGAGAAGGTATCGACCCGgtttcttttacattttctgCACTTTTTAAGGCCTGTAGTGAGACTCTTGATGTAAGTTTGGGTAGGCAGTTGCATGCTCAGACGATTTTGGTTGGTGGTTTTGTGTCTGATCTATATGTTGGCAATACCTTAATTGATATGTATGTAAAATGCGGATTTTTGGATTGTGGGTGTaaggtgtttgatgaaatgcctGAGAAAGATGTGATTTCGTGGACTGAGTTGATTGTTGCACATATGAAGACTGGGGATATGAAATCTGCCAGTGTATTGTTTGATAGTTTGCCTTTAAAGGATATGGTGGCCTGGACTGCCATGGTTACCGGTTACACACAGAATGCTAAGCCCAGAGAAGCAATAGAATATTTTGAGAGAATGCAAAATTCAGGTGTTGAAACAGATGAAGTTACTTTGGTTGGTGTTATTTCAGCTTGTGCTCAACTGGGTGCAGTTAAGTTTGCTGATTGGGTTTGTGATATAGCTAAGAGATCTGGATTTGGGCATAGAAATAATGTTGTTGTGGGATCAGCATTGATTGATATGTACTCGAAATGTGGGAGTTTAGAGGATGCGTATAGGATTTTTGAGGAGATGAAGGAGAGGAATGTCTATACTTATAGTTCAATGATAGTTGGGTTAGCAATGCATGGCCGTGCTCATGCAGCACTGCAGTTATTTCATGAGATGTTACAAATGGAGACAAAGCCTAATAGAGTAACATTTGTAGGAGTGCTTACAGCCTGTAGCCACATGGGGTTGGTAGAACAAGGCCGGCAGCTATTTGCTAGTATGGAGAAATGTTATGGTGTTGTTCCATCTGCAGATCACTATGCTTGCATGGTTGATCTTTTGGGTCGAGCAGGGCACCTGAAGGAAGCATTTGAGCTGGCCCAAGCAATGCCAGTGGAGCCCCATGGAGGGGTGTGGGGAGCTCTTCTTGGAGCATGTAAGATTCATGGGAATCCGGACATTGCTGGGGTGGCTGCGTGCCATCTATTTGAGATCGAACCTGATGCTATTGGAAATTACATCTTACTCTCTAATATATATGCATCAGCAAGAAGGTGGGATGATGTTTCAAGGGTAAGGAAGCTGATGAAAGAAAAGGGTCTTAAAAAGAATCCTGGATTTAGTTGGGTGGAAGGAAACAAAGGAGATATTCATGAGTTCCTTTCTGGTGACGTAACACATTCGAATTTTAGTGAGATTAAACAGGTGTTGGAGGACATTTTGAACAGATTAACTGCTCATGGATACCAGCCAAAACTCAGTTCTGTGCCTTATGATGTGGCTGATGAGGAGAAGAAGCGTATATTAGCTACTCACTGTGAGAAGTTGGCACTGGCATTTGGAGTTCTCACAACAAGTGCTGGCTGCATCATAAGAATTATGAAGAACTTGAGAATATGTGAAGATTGCCACATGTTTATGTGTGGTACATCTCAAGTCACAGGGAGGGAGATTATTGTGAGAGATAACATGAGATTCCACCACTTCCAAGATGGTAAATGTTCATGTGGTGATTTCTGGTGA